A window of Apium graveolens cultivar Ventura chromosome 8, ASM990537v1, whole genome shotgun sequence contains these coding sequences:
- the LOC141678560 gene encoding alpha-xylosidase 1-like translates to MDFHKDFTLNPIAYPHEKLVAFLDKIHSQGMKYIVLIDPGINVNSTYGVYQRGMADDVFIKYHGKPYLAQVWPGAVYFPDFLNPKTVSWWGDEIKRFHELVPVDGLWIDMNEASNFCSGLCTIPEGIKCPSVTGPGWDCCLDCKNITDTRWDNPPYKINASGMGETIGFKTIATSATHYNGVREYDAHSIYGFSQAIATHKALEGLQGKRPFILTRSTFVGSGHYAAHWTGDNKGTWEDLRYSISTVLNFGIFGVPMVGSDICGFYPAPTEELCNRWIEVGAFYPFSRDHANYYSPRQELYQWESVAESARNALGMRYKLLPYLYTLTYEAHISGAPIARPLFFSFPDYTMCYGISTQFLIGSSLMISPVLEPNKTKVDALFPPGTWYNMFDMSEAIVSEKGQYVSLDAPLHVINLHVYQNAIIPMQQGGMISKEARMTPFSLVVTFPAGATEGKATGNLFLDEDELPEMKLGNGFSTHVEFYATVSQGKVKVWSNVQEPKFASDKGCIIEKVTVLGLKGVKDTFALEVDDTAVDVSSLDITTTGNDDLNGGSAIRKSKMVVIKGLKLAVGKKFAMCWKLGGEN, encoded by the coding sequence ATGGATTTCCACAAAGACTTTACCCTTAATCCCATTGCTTACCCTCATGAAAAACTAGTAGCATTTTTGGATAAAATACATTCCCAGGGCATGAAGTACATTGTTCTCATTGATCCAGGTATTAATGTCAATTCTACTTATGGTGTTTACCAGAGAGGCATGGCCGATGATGTCTTCATAAAATATCATGGCAAGCCTTATCTAGCCCAAGTATGGCCAGGAGCTGTGTACTTTCCAGACTTTCTAAACCCCAAAACTGTTTCATGGTGGGGTGATGAAATTAAACGGTTCCACGAGCTTGTCCCTGTAGATGGCCTTTGGATTGACATGAATGAAGCATCAAATTTCTGCTCGGGATTGTGTACAATACCTGAAGGTATAAAGTGTCCCTCAGTAACTGGGCCGGGTTGGGATTGTTGTTTAGACTGCAAGAACATCACAGACACAAGATGGGATAATCCACCTTACAAGATAAATGCTTCTGGAATGGGGGAAACAATTGGATTTAAAACTATTGCAACTAGTGCCACACACTACAATGGAGTTCGGGAGTATGATGCTCATAGTATTTATGGATTCTCTCAAGCTATTGCGACTCACAAGGCTCTTGAAGGTTTACAAGGAAAGCGTCCATTCATATTAACGCGCTCCACTTTTGTTGGATCTGGCCATTATGCTGCTCACTGGACTGGTGACAATAAGGGTACATGGGAAGATCTCCGCTATTCAATTTCAACTGTATTAAATTTTGGAATATTTGGGGTTCCCATGGTAGGATCAGATATATGTGGTTTTTATCCTGCACCCACCGAAGAGCTTTGCAACCGTTGGATTGAAGTTGGTGCTTTTTATCCTTTTTCAAGAGATCATGCAAATTACTATTCTCCTAGACAAGAGCTTTATCAATGGGAATCGGTTGCAGAATCTGCTCGAAATGCACTAGGAATGAGGTATAAACTCCTCCCATATTTGTACACATTGACATATGAGGCACATATCAGTGGAGCTCCAATTGCACGCCCTTTGTTCTTCTCATTTCCGGACTATACCATGTGTTATGGAATCAGCACACAGTTCCTGATAGGAAGTAGCCTTATGATCTCACCGGTTCTTGAGCCAAATAAAACCAAGGTTGATGCACTTTTCCCTCCAGGTACTTGGTACAATATGTTTGATATGTCAGAAGCCATCGTCTCAGAAAAAGGCCAATACGTATCACTCGATGCTCCATTGCATGTTATCAATCTCCATGTCTACCAGAATGCCATTATCCCAATGCAACAAGGCGGAATGATATCCAAAGAGGCTAGGATGACTCCATTCAGTCTTGTGGTGACCTTCCCTGCAGGGGCTACTGAAGGTAAAGCCACAGGAAATCTGTTTCTTGATGAAGATGAGCTGCCAGAAATGAAACTTGGAAATGGTTTTTCAACACATGTAGAGTTTTATGCAACTGTAAGCCAAGGAAAGGTTAAAGTGTGGTCAAATGTTCAGGAGCCCAAGTTTGCATCAGataaaggttgtattattgagaaAGTTACTGTATTGGGATTGAAGGGAGTTAAAGATACATTTGCTCTTGAAGTTGATGATACTGCTGTGGATGTATCAAGTTTAGACATAACTACAACAGGAAACGATGATCTAAATGGCGGTAGTGCTATAAGAAAGAGTAAGATGGTGGTGATTAAAGGTTTGAAATTAGCAGTTGGGAAAAAGTTTGCAATGTGCTGGAAATTGGGGGGTGAAAACTAA
- the LOC141680816 gene encoding uncharacterized protein LOC141680816, whose product MELMGHQFTWERGRVKDGWNENNMASVQQKVKAYSDRLSVWGKEITGNFRRRIKECKESLKQLRGNSDRGSVERYDAVKKQLASILNQREIFWHQRSKQLWLQAGDQNSRFFYKLASNRRRNNQIHNLKDTYENWVDWEFGLDTLMERYFNDLFRATESDWKEVIECIPTIITDAQNVKFLKPIEEEEVKRALFQMNPDKAPGPDGMTPAFFQNYWKIVGKDIVDMVRNFSVMVVSNRLKETLDSVVSENQSAFMSGRLIYDNVMVSYEVMHYLKRKRRGRESHMALKLDMSKAYARIKWAYLKATEEEAMHVLRLLQSFERGSGQKLYRLLHMEEAGEGGTYLGLPNMMNRSKVATLGFLKDRVKNRVLSWDEKLFSQGGKEVIVKSIIQSLPSYAMRVFLLPMKITKDLEWLISKF is encoded by the exons ATGGAGCTGATGGGGCATCAATTTACGTGGGAAAGGGGTAGAG TGAAAGATGGCTGGAATGAGAATAATATGGCTAGTGTGCAACAAAAGGTGAAGGCTTACAGTGATAGGTTGTCAGTGTGGGGAAAAGAAATCACTGGAAATTTTAGGAGGAGGATTAAAGAATGTAAGGAGAGTTTGAAGCAACTTCGAGGGAACAGTGATAGGGGGTCTGTGGAAAGATATGATGCAGTAAAGAAACAGTTGGCCTCTATTTTGAATCAACGAGAGATCTTCTGGCACCAAAGGTCTAAGCAGTTGTGGTTACAAGCTGGGGATCAGAACAGCCGATTTTTTTATAAGTTAGCTAGTAATCGTAGGAGGAATAATCAGATTCATAATCTCAAGGATACATATGAAAATTGGGTTGACTGGGAATTCGGCTTAGACACTTTGATGGAAAGGTATTTTAATGATCTGTTTCGTGCAACAGAATCAGACTGGAAGGAGGTGATCGAGTGTATTCCTACTATAATAACAGATGCTCAGAATGTTAAATTTTTAAAGCCaattgaggaagaggaggtgaaaAGAGCACTGTTCCAAATGAATCCGGACAAGGCTCCAGGCCCGGATGGAATGACACCTGcattttttcaaaattattggAAAATTGTTGGTAAGGATATTGTTGACATGGTCAGAAATTTTTCAGTAATG GTTGTATCTAATCGGTTAAAGGAAACTTTGGATTCGGTGGTGTCGGAGAATCAGAGTGCATTTATGTCAGGGAGACTTATCTATGATAATGTCATGGTTTCCTATGAAGTCATGCATTACTTGAAGCGGAAGAGACGAGGAAGGGAGAGTCATATGGCACTTAAGCTTGACATGAGTAAAGCTTATGCCAGAATCAAGTGGGCATATCTGAAA GCAACTGAGGAGGAGGCTATGCATGTCTTGAGGCTATTACAGAGTTTTGAACGTGGTTCAGGGCAGAAG TTGTATCGGTTGCTTCATATGGAGGAGGCTGGTGAAGGTGGTACTTACTTGGGGCTTCCAAATatgatgaatagaagcaaggttGCTACGTTGGGTTTTCTAAAAGATAGAGTTAAAAATCGAGTTCTGAGTTGGGATGAAAAACTTTTCTCTCAAGGTGGAAAGGAGGTGATAGTAAAATCTATTATACAATCGTTGCCATCTTACGCCATGAGAGTATTCTTATTGCCAATGAAAATAACGAAGGATCTGGAGTGGTTGATTTCGAAGTTCTAG